One part of the Bdellovibrio bacteriovorus genome encodes these proteins:
- a CDS encoding DMT family transporter: MTLGPLLLLLSALLHAAWNGLAKASKDKESFLFLTILLSGLLTAVSLPISGTGFIFPDNRAFAIAVLSGIFEGFYFLTLSKALRASSLGKSYAIMRGGAMVLVWLYSTVLLGERAHGLQFLGAVFVLLGILAMNFQDLLKGKRQSLKNDIWAYISAVFIAGYHLAYHEALTENTDPKPLFLVAMVVSLPFLLYGIRSAPWPRIKATMTSHPVRVLLCGTFATASFLIFLYGLKVSAPGFAISLRNSSIFFAVVFSVFLKESLTRTQILGATTIGLGALLLSL; this comes from the coding sequence ATGACTTTAGGACCCCTGTTACTTTTACTCTCTGCCCTGCTTCACGCCGCCTGGAATGGCCTGGCCAAGGCTTCTAAAGACAAGGAAAGCTTCCTTTTTCTGACCATTTTACTGAGCGGTTTGCTGACAGCGGTCAGTCTGCCGATCAGCGGGACGGGGTTCATTTTTCCGGACAACCGCGCCTTTGCGATCGCAGTTCTTTCAGGTATTTTTGAGGGGTTCTATTTTCTGACGTTGTCCAAAGCATTGCGAGCTTCAAGTCTTGGCAAATCTTACGCCATCATGCGCGGAGGTGCCATGGTGCTGGTGTGGCTGTATTCCACCGTCCTTTTGGGGGAACGCGCCCACGGCCTGCAGTTCCTGGGAGCTGTTTTTGTTCTTTTAGGAATTCTGGCGATGAACTTCCAGGACCTGCTAAAAGGAAAAAGACAGAGTTTGAAAAACGACATCTGGGCCTATATCAGCGCCGTCTTTATCGCCGGCTATCACCTGGCCTATCATGAGGCTCTGACCGAAAACACCGACCCCAAGCCGCTCTTTTTAGTGGCGATGGTTGTGTCTTTGCCGTTTTTGCTTTACGGAATCCGCAGCGCCCCTTGGCCGCGAATCAAGGCAACCATGACCTCACACCCGGTGCGGGTTCTTTTGTGTGGCACCTTCGCCACGGCATCGTTTTTAATCTTTTTGTATGGCTTAAAGGTCTCGGCCCCCGGCTTTGCAATCTCGCTTAGAAACTCTTCCATCTTTTTTGCGGTTGTATTCTCGGTCTTTTTAAAAGAGTCCCTGACCCGGACACAGATTCTGGGCGCGACCACCATCGGACTTGGAGCTTTGCTTCTAAGCCTTTAA